In the genome of Cupriavidus malaysiensis, one region contains:
- a CDS encoding WG repeat-containing protein yields the protein MHEGMARFRIDGAWGFIDKFGKLAGAPPFDHADDFSEGLAAVKLGEHWGFVDKTGELVIPPRFGSVHRFSAGLAAAMGEGGNWGYIDRHGQWVIAPAYEQAGRFQDRTAMVRERRQGSLLIDRRGQVVKRFEAGLSVDLDPDARGLYRAERQGARWLWHREGGLFPMPEALQRYVQIDGDGLIPVSHESNGGDVLWGAMDIQGRWAVPARFASIGPFQAGLAVAQPAEPAGGDVEGGSLAGRRLGLIDRQGRFVVPPQYERITRQAWGGYQATHAGEAGSDIIGRDGRVLLAAATCPGLREVLVALSVEKAQWSVVAGCGRSWAFHARAGMVRSRIAKPAAYATGTHLMLEGALSGTQAPLPFDIFDAAGRRVVSSEDRALQGDQALTRGDLVLLVPSGEATAEHSRLDLLPLAVVVRKRNETQIITRDGKLISNPGWHYRAEMNQGHFVLSGPGGPGGKPLDGPLVMSTPGEPFDEPSVWLFSGDAPPDRTRWGAIDGRGRWVVQPQHGHYLSSFRDGAVVDWDGTQPMVVERDGKRHLWPQDVQRITRVSQRAFIGSPRDPGDPLVRLELGTGNITRITFPAKVNLEDFHDGLVSAGDPEGLRWGLLDDQGEWAVPPRFDSRLDPVRDVQGRLLGWRSASRFFDGDSSRLRLGWLDAEGRELVAPGYSAIEYDAKHGMLLLTKDEEYKGLMAPDGQVLLPVQYEDIRQLGEIFVVKEPTQYGLLDARGEWSAPLAPPVRPRGGWPVP from the coding sequence ATGCATGAAGGCATGGCGCGCTTCAGGATCGATGGCGCATGGGGTTTCATCGACAAGTTCGGCAAGCTGGCGGGGGCGCCTCCATTCGACCATGCGGATGACTTTTCGGAAGGCTTGGCCGCCGTCAAGTTGGGGGAGCACTGGGGCTTCGTCGACAAGACCGGTGAACTGGTCATTCCTCCCAGGTTCGGCTCCGTCCATCGCTTCTCCGCCGGCCTGGCCGCCGCAATGGGGGAAGGCGGCAACTGGGGCTACATCGACCGCCATGGCCAGTGGGTGATCGCGCCGGCCTACGAGCAAGCCGGCCGCTTTCAAGATCGGACCGCGATGGTCAGGGAACGTCGCCAGGGCTCTCTGCTGATCGACCGGCGTGGACAGGTGGTCAAGCGTTTCGAGGCCGGCCTGTCGGTCGACCTGGACCCGGATGCCCGGGGGCTCTACAGGGCCGAGCGCCAAGGCGCGCGCTGGCTCTGGCATCGCGAAGGCGGGCTGTTCCCGATGCCGGAGGCGTTGCAACGCTACGTGCAGATCGACGGCGACGGCCTGATTCCAGTCAGCCACGAGTCGAACGGCGGCGATGTGCTGTGGGGGGCGATGGATATCCAGGGGCGCTGGGCCGTGCCCGCGCGCTTCGCATCGATCGGGCCGTTTCAAGCGGGTCTGGCTGTCGCACAGCCGGCAGAACCAGCTGGCGGGGATGTCGAAGGCGGCAGCCTGGCGGGACGTCGCCTCGGACTGATCGACCGGCAGGGCCGGTTCGTAGTCCCCCCGCAGTATGAGCGGATCACGCGGCAAGCCTGGGGCGGCTACCAGGCCACCCACGCGGGAGAGGCTGGCAGCGACATCATTGGCCGGGACGGACGGGTGCTGTTGGCCGCCGCCACGTGTCCAGGCTTGCGCGAGGTGTTGGTCGCCCTGTCGGTGGAGAAGGCGCAGTGGAGCGTCGTGGCGGGTTGCGGGCGGAGCTGGGCATTTCATGCCCGTGCGGGCATGGTCCGCAGCCGTATCGCGAAGCCCGCGGCCTATGCCACCGGCACCCATCTCATGCTCGAGGGCGCCCTCAGTGGTACGCAAGCGCCGCTGCCTTTTGACATTTTCGACGCGGCGGGCCGCCGGGTGGTTTCGAGCGAAGACCGGGCGTTACAAGGCGATCAGGCATTGACGCGCGGGGATCTGGTGCTCCTCGTGCCGTCTGGCGAGGCCACTGCCGAGCACAGCCGCCTGGATCTGCTGCCTCTGGCCGTGGTGGTACGGAAGCGCAACGAGACGCAGATCATCACCCGGGACGGCAAGCTCATTTCCAATCCCGGCTGGCACTATCGCGCCGAAATGAACCAGGGTCACTTTGTCTTGAGCGGGCCCGGCGGTCCTGGCGGCAAGCCGCTCGACGGGCCGCTGGTGATGTCCACCCCTGGCGAACCGTTCGATGAGCCGTCTGTGTGGCTCTTCTCGGGTGACGCCCCGCCGGACCGCACCCGCTGGGGCGCCATCGACGGGCGGGGGCGGTGGGTCGTCCAGCCACAGCATGGCCACTATCTATCTTCTTTCCGGGATGGCGCAGTGGTTGACTGGGACGGCACGCAACCGATGGTGGTGGAGCGCGATGGCAAGCGCCACCTATGGCCCCAGGATGTGCAGCGAATCACGCGCGTGAGCCAGCGTGCTTTCATCGGCTCACCCCGCGATCCCGGGGACCCGCTTGTGCGCCTGGAACTGGGTACCGGGAACATAACCCGGATCACTTTCCCCGCCAAGGTGAACCTCGAGGATTTCCACGATGGCCTGGTCAGCGCCGGTGATCCGGAGGGCCTGCGGTGGGGGCTGCTGGACGACCAGGGCGAATGGGCCGTGCCGCCACGTTTCGACAGTCGCCTCGATCCGGTCCGGGACGTGCAGGGCCGTCTGCTCGGCTGGCGAAGCGCCAGCAGGTTTTTCGACGGCGACAGCTCCCGCCTCCGGCTCGGCTGGCTCGACGCGGAAGGCCGGGAACTGGTGGCGCCCGGCTACAGCGCTATCGAGTATGACGCCAAGCACGGCATGTTGCTGCTGACCAAGGATGAAGAGTATAAGGGGCTGATGGCGCCGGACGGCCAGGTCCTGCTTCCCGTGCAGTACGAGGACATTCGGCAGTTGGGGGAAATCTTCGTGGTGAAAGAGCCCACGCAGTACGGCCTGCTCGATGCCCGGGGAGAGTGGTCCGCACCGCTGGCACCGCCGGTAAGGCCGCGGGGGGGATGGCCTGTCCCATGA